DNA from Nocardioides yefusunii:
CCGAGATCGAGGCCTCCCGCAAGCGCTTCGCCGAGGCCGGTCACTGAGACCCACAGCCTGACGACGAGGGCTCCGCACACTTCGGTGTGCGGGGCCCTCGTGGCTTGTGCCCGCGGATTTCCCGCGGAACTGTCGGATTGATGCGCTGACACGCCGTGGCAGTGGCATCAATCCGACAATTGCGCCAGCGAGCGGAGCGAGCGAGCGTCAGGAACGCAGGGCCTCGGCGCGGAGCAGTTCCTCGGGCACCGCGAACGCGTCGACCAGGTCGGTGGCGATCGGGCGGACCTTGCGGCACAGGTTGTTGACCTCGACGGTGATCTGCTTCGAACGCGGCGTCGAGAGGCGGCCGTGCTCGATGAACCAGGCGCGGTCGGCCTCGATCGTCGAGAGGGCGTGCAGGTCGAGGAGCAGCTCCATCGCGTAGCGCTCGTCGCCGTCTTCCATCGCCTTGACCTTGTCGACGAACGCCTCGAACACCAGTCGCTCGACGTGGGCGCGGGCCGTGGCCAGGACGTGGTCCTGGACGTCGGAGAAGACCTCCCCGGGGTTACGTCCGGCCTTCACCCCACCCTGGATCCGTCGGGCAGCGGTCTCGACGAGGTGTTCCTCGCGGAACCGGAACATCGCCAGCTGGTAGTCGGTGTCGAGGATCCCGGCCTCGACGTCCCAGTGGTCCTCCTTGCCGCCGGGCAGGACGTCCTTGACCCGCTCCAGGAGGCGTCGGGCAGCGGTCCTCTCCACGACGGTGTCGACGGCGAGGCCCGCCACGAACTTCACCATCCCGAACTGGTCGAGGTTGCTGAATCCGCCGGAGTAGTCGGTGAGCAGGCCCTTGGCGACCAGCTGCAGCAGGACGTGGTTGTCGCCCTCGAACGTCGTGAAGACGTCGGTGTCGGCCTTGAGCGCCGCGAACCGGTTGACGCTCAGGTACCCCGCTCCGCCGCACGCCTCGCGGCACTCCTGGATGGTGCGGGTGGCGTGCCAGGTGGCCAGCGCCTTCGTGCCCGCCGCACGGGACTCCAACAGCTTGCGGTCCTTCTCGTCGACCTCCTGGCCGTTCGCGCTGGCGGTGAAGACGCTGTGCAGGTTGCCGACCAAGACCTCCTGGGCGAAGTTGAGGGCGTAGGTGCGCGCGATCAGCGGCAGCAGGCGACGCTGGTGCATGCCATAGTCGAGGAGGAGCTGCTCGACGCCCTTCTCCCCCGCCTCGAACTGACGACGACGGTCGGCGTAGTTCACCGCGATCGTCAGCGCGACCTTCGACGCCGTCACGCCGGCGCCGCCGACGGAGACGCGGCCCTGCACGAGCGTGCCGAGCATGGTGAAGAAGCGGCGTCCCTGGGACTCGATCGGCGAGGAGTAGACGCCCTCGGCACTGACCGAGGCGAAGCGGTCGAGCAGGTTCTCCCGCGGGACCCGGACGTCGTCGAACCAGAGGCGTCCGTTGTCGACGCCGTTGAGGCCCAGCTTGTGGCCGCAGTCCTCGATCCGGACGCCCGGAGCGGGCTGGCCGTCGACGCGGATCGGGACGACGAGGGCGTGCACGCCGTGGCGTTCGCCGTTGACCTCGAGCTGGGCGAAGACGACGGCGAGCTCACCGTGGGCGGCAGCGTTGCCGATGTAGTCCTTGCGCGAGGCGTCGTCGGGGGTGGTGACGACGAACTCGTCGGTGGCGGCGTCGTAGCGAGCCACCGTGCCGACCGAGGCGACGTCGGAGCCGTGGCCGGTCTCCGTCATCGCGAAGCAACCCAGGAGACGTCCGCCGACGATGTCGGCCATCCACCGGTCGTGGTGCTTCGCGGTGCCGAGCTGCAGGATCGCGCCGCCGAAGAGGCCGAACTGGACGCCGACCTTCGTCATCACCGACAGGTCGCCGTTGGCGAGGGTCTCGAACGCGGCGATCGACGCCCCGATGTCGCCGCCTCCGCCGTACGCGGTGGGCAGGCCGAGCACCGTGTGGCCGTCAGCAGTGAGGTCGAGGACAGTCTCCTTGACCCGTTCGCGGAACGCCTCCTTGGGCAACGTCTCGGCCTCGGCGAGGAGGTCGGCGTGCTCGGGCAGGACCTCGCGAACCCTCTGGCGGACGGCTGCGTACTCACCGTCGAGGAGCGCGGTGAGGGATGCGACGTCGGGCCGCGGCGTAGTGGCTGCAGGAGCGTCGGCAGCGGTGTCGGTCGGACGGACGGCGGCGTTCTCGTCACTCATGCACGGAGGCTAACCGCTCCTCCCCCCGATCGGGGAGGGTGACGTGCGACTCCTGCACCCGAAGTCCTGCACCCGGGCTCCGCTGGACGCCGAGCGTCAGGGACGGCCGTGGAAGTCGGCCGGGCGCCAGTAGCCGATCGATTCCTTGACCACAGGGCGCCCGGTGCGCGGGGCGTGGATGATCTGGCCGTCGCCGACGTAGAGAGCGACGTGGAAGATCGTCGACGGCTTCGCGGGGTCGTTGGCCCAGAAGACGAGGTCACCGGGGCGCAGCGCCGTGGCTGCGACGGGCGTCGAGGCGAGGTACTGGTCGACGGAACGACGCGCCAGGGTCTTGCCGCCGGCCTTCCACGCCGCACCGGTGAGGCCGGAGCAGTCCCAGGCGTCAGGGCCGGTGGCGCCGTAGAGGTAGGGGTCGCCGATCTGGGCCGCGGCGAAGGCGATCGCCTTGGCGGCCGACGCGGTGGCCTTGGCCTCGGTCGCGGGGGCCTCGTAGGGGACGCCGTAGGTCGCCATGTCGGCCAGGCTGAGTCCGACGCCGGCGCCGTCGTCGGCGATCGACTGCGGCTGCGCACCGGCGACGGGGATCTGCGCGATGGCTTCGAGCAGGCCGAGTCCGGTGCGGGCCGCGGGACGTTTGGCGAGGGTCTTCACGCTGTCGCGCTGGCGGGCGATGCGGGCCAGGACGGCGCGGGCCACTTCGGGACGGTCCTGGACGAGGGCGAGGGCTTCGGACGGTGCCGCGACGGTGCCGCGAGCGAGCACCTGGGCAGCGGTGGGACGCTCGAACTCTGCCCGCTGGGCCTCAGCGTTCGGGGCAGTGGTTCCGAGGCCGATCGTCTGGACGGTGCCGGCCGCCAGCGCCAGGACTGCGACTGCAGCGGCGAGGCGACGCAGCGGGCGTCGGGCAGAGCGGGTGGCGGCGCTGGCTCGGAGCTCCGGCTCGCACTGGTGCAGGTCCTGCACGGCGTCACCTCGCTCCTGAGAAGTTGGATGCCGCGGCAGGCCCTGGGGTCACTTGCGTGGGGGCCCGCCGCGGCGGATGCGCACTCGAACGGCTTCCCCACCATCCGGTGCAACATGGAGAACGCTAGGTCGCTCACGCCCCATCGACCACATCTTTACTGAAGAAATCTCGCCCCTACGGCGTGTCCCCTTGACGGACTACATCGGTGTAGTTTTCGAGTTACACGCGTGTCATTACGCGGTGACCTGCGCCGATCCTCACCACTCCCCCGGGACTCCCTCCGAGCGAAGGCACGAAAAAAGGTCCCCGGAAATGTCTGGACCCCGCTCCCCCAGACGGGGAAACGGGGTCCAGCACTGCTCACGAGAGCCGCGGAACAGAACTCAGCTGACGCCGGCGCTCTCCGACTTCGCAGAGGCAGCAGCCTTCTCGGCCTTCTCGGCTGCACGCTCCGCCTTGCGCTCGGCCTTGAGCTGCTTCTCGATCGCACGCTCGGCCCGGTTGGGGACGTTGAGCCCCTCCTTGGTGAACGTGATCCCCGCAGCCCACCCGGCGATCAGGAAGGAGACCATCGCGATCGCGGCACCGGCGATGTCGTCGGCGATGTAGTGCCAACCGAAGTACAGGGTCGCCACGACGGTGATGAC
Protein-coding regions in this window:
- a CDS encoding acyl-CoA dehydrogenase, whose amino-acid sequence is MSDENAAVRPTDTAADAPAATTPRPDVASLTALLDGEYAAVRQRVREVLPEHADLLAEAETLPKEAFRERVKETVLDLTADGHTVLGLPTAYGGGGDIGASIAAFETLANGDLSVMTKVGVQFGLFGGAILQLGTAKHHDRWMADIVGGRLLGCFAMTETGHGSDVASVGTVARYDAATDEFVVTTPDDASRKDYIGNAAAHGELAVVFAQLEVNGERHGVHALVVPIRVDGQPAPGVRIEDCGHKLGLNGVDNGRLWFDDVRVPRENLLDRFASVSAEGVYSSPIESQGRRFFTMLGTLVQGRVSVGGAGVTASKVALTIAVNYADRRRQFEAGEKGVEQLLLDYGMHQRRLLPLIARTYALNFAQEVLVGNLHSVFTASANGQEVDEKDRKLLESRAAGTKALATWHATRTIQECREACGGAGYLSVNRFAALKADTDVFTTFEGDNHVLLQLVAKGLLTDYSGGFSNLDQFGMVKFVAGLAVDTVVERTAARRLLERVKDVLPGGKEDHWDVEAGILDTDYQLAMFRFREEHLVETAARRIQGGVKAGRNPGEVFSDVQDHVLATARAHVERLVFEAFVDKVKAMEDGDERYAMELLLDLHALSTIEADRAWFIEHGRLSTPRSKQITVEVNNLCRKVRPIATDLVDAFAVPEELLRAEALRS
- a CDS encoding C40 family peptidase, which encodes MQDLHQCEPELRASAATRSARRPLRRLAAAVAVLALAAGTVQTIGLGTTAPNAEAQRAEFERPTAAQVLARGTVAAPSEALALVQDRPEVARAVLARIARQRDSVKTLAKRPAARTGLGLLEAIAQIPVAGAQPQSIADDGAGVGLSLADMATYGVPYEAPATEAKATASAAKAIAFAAAQIGDPYLYGATGPDAWDCSGLTGAAWKAGGKTLARRSVDQYLASTPVAATALRPGDLVFWANDPAKPSTIFHVALYVGDGQIIHAPRTGRPVVKESIGYWRPADFHGRP